In the genome of Melitaea cinxia chromosome 4, ilMelCinx1.1, whole genome shotgun sequence, the window aataatgcgtacctatttaattattttttcaacgaccaacgttgtattataccttataactttttaatggttataccaattttgatgattcttatttacGTTGGAAGCTGATGCTTATGttgtggtcccattaaaatttgatagagatctgataactactttttgagtaatctatgataacgtgtatttacttgaatatttttcgtctacctacgttgtattacttgtcgatgtaattgaagtcgttttttttttgtttgcaagcaaacacaatttttgttCAACAATTTTGTCTCGATGACAAATATaacaacaaattttgttattgaaccttaaaattttcaataaatgaaATACTTACTTGTGTTAGAATGAGAAAACTTTCATCCGTCGTTTCAGTTCGCACAAACTGTCCGGTGTTGACGCCGAGATATTCATAGGAGTACGAAATCTGAGCTAACCCCATTTTAGCTATAATTTCCGTACCATTTTGTAGGTAGAATCTGTAAATTTTAAAGTTCGTTCCATTACGAGAATATTTAGTTTTCGTTCCttcattttattatgataattcaATATACCTatcttacaattatttattaaggtcGGCTCTCGACAGATAATCACTTTCGCaaactctttacaatattaaagtctatatatatatcaaataaatgttATGGTGATTAACAACGAGacattttggttttattttaaaatataattaacctACAATCGTCTTACCTTAGTTGTTTCTGCCAAAACCAATCGCTTGTAGTCACTACATTATTCTCAATTAAACTTTGCACCACGGACACATAATACGCACATTGCAATATCAAAGCTTGTTTCTTGTATTTCTCGCATTTATTTTCCGTTTCTGCTTCAGCGTAatacacattttctttttcgatattatcttttaatttgtGCAGTTCTTTTGATATAATAGCCTTTTCTGTTTCTTCGGTGAATCTAATGTTCTGTGCTAAGCACAGTATTTGCGTCGGCAGCGAAAACGGATCTTGGTCTCGCAAAGTATTTGCAACTAAGCATTTTAGCGCCATGGTCTTCAACGACGAATGTATTTCTTGTTCTAATTTTTTCAACCAAACCtgcgtttttttaaactatttgtgtactctttacattttaataaaggtatttattattgtacacTATGAAGAAATCGATAgttgtaaaacaaaaacaaacaattgtCTAATGTACAATTAGTAGCCATATAGTTAAATAGGGATCTTGAGGTTCAGTGTGCTAGTACctattatgatttaattttaacgaAGTAAACCTTTGAACTAAATATGATGTCCAATGTTAAtcagatttatttattgaatgttACAAACCTCAACAGAGCAATCTATGTCAACCGGATGTTCTAGTTGGAACGTTTCACCGAAGTGGCTGCATAGAGACGTAATTGATAGTTCACCGGGGCCGAGGTGCACACCTGTGATACCCGGGAACAGCTTCTTTAAATGAGACTGCATTACCGTCTCTCTACCTTCAGCTCCCGCTCGTGCTTGACCAAGGAGTTCGAGTAAATCATCATCACTTAGAAAATATAATCTCGGAAATGTTGAACGTTTTTCCtgcaattttataaattaaacgaCCTATTGGCTAATATAACTATCTCTTTTttctaatatgtttttatattgccATGATTATGCATAggttaacataaattttatcagGTTAGGTACTTACATCAATGTAGTCGTTCAATGCTGACTGGCAAGCGTTTAATTGCTCTAAAATAGTGTCAAGCATCGTCTGAGGTCTAGTAGACTGTAATAGAGCTGAAAGGCGAGGATCCGATTCTATAATCCGGGCCACTTGTCGGAACCCTTGGTCAACTTTGCGGAACTTGACTCCTAGATCTCCGTCAGCATTGCTAAGGATTGGTTCTAAATAAAGCCAtctgaaatatataaatttataaaaataatacatatatgtttaagtatttattatatatggtTACTATTTCTTAGTACAATATGAATTGCTAAATTGAATAATGTATAAAACATAAAGGTTACAAAGCATCTATAATTAAATGGCTCTACCTAATACAATTATACCAGTAAAGTTCGTAAGCTCTAGCAATTTTCATTGTTAAGTAATTGTTGAGTGATTTAGACTTTCTACTAGCTGATATACGTGACTTTGTGTGACTTATCTTAATACAGAACGTACACACAAAACATATCTACAATAGTGCTCATGAAAATCATttgatataacattttaatagcTTTACTTGGAATGgtcatttatcatttttttagaGCTAATTTATTcagttctttatttatttattagtgatATGCGCATAACGATAGACATTTatcgttttatttacatagataattaattaaaacgagtCAGATGTCCATTATATGTGCCGTCCGTGATGTCCAttgtatgtactgtgtggctacggcactaaagaatttagccaccccctctcttcccgtgggtgtcgtaagaggcgactaagggataacaaggttccacaaccaccttggaacttaagaagccgaccgatggcgggatatccatccaactgctggctttgaaatacacaggccgaagacgggcagcagcgtcttcggtgcgacaaagccagtactgcggtcaccaacccgcctgcccagcgtggtgactatgggcaaaacacacgagttcacgttatttttggcgtgaacttgtggaggcctatgtccagcagtggactgtataggctgtaatgatgtccATTATATTGTATACCTACTAACTGTGCCAACGacgtcgtccgcgtggaatagtgactttggacagcttTTTTTGGATGTATCTTATGGTCTATATTCGTTTACAAataccgtcgtttgggtattaaCACGTTCAACGCGATTCTTTAAATTGTCATACCTTTTTtacttatgaaccgattgacatgatacaaacattaaatgttaagtgaagcttaccacaatatattcgtgaaaaccgcatctaaatcagataagtagtttctgagattagcgtgcacaaacatattacatttacgtttttaatatatgtataatgattataatttattagcAGATCAGGCTCAAAAGCTTCTTGTACTAAACTGCCTTGTCGAGCAGTGAATTAGTAGGTACAAATTGTAACAGTCGTCTAGAATCATCAATGctatttctattataaaaataatatttttttttgctcctCATGGTCATTACGTACGTAGGTACTGAATTCCCATAAAACTATAGAGGCGAATCATCATAAAATTTAACCTGGCTACTTTATTACTTTGATAGTTATAGTTTATTTGTGCTCTAAAGATATTGCCTATACCTAAATAACAATGCAAAAGTAAACAAGTAATCATTACCATTGATGTACCTATTGTATTACAAGGCTAACAGGATCACGAGGCGATACCGACCGTAGGTAATTAGATATGTAAAAAGAATTTAGTTACTAATGAATTTAATTAGTTTAGCGTATGATTTTAATTGTATCATTTATCATTACTTTCCAGAAAAGTCAATAAGTTAGAAAATTTCATTTCAGTTTTAAAAAGCATTTAAGCTATGTCTATAATTATTAGATTGGGCAAAATCATCATATATTATCGAATTATAATTTTGTcacaaaaatgtcaaaaatgtcaaaaaatttcGAGAACAAATTGTTAATATCTAAGAGTAACTATGATGTTAAATGAATCATATCCGatgattgttttacaatttatgtaatTACATCAAATATTGTTAATACGTTGCTCACAAATGTACAATGCAAGcgaaataaatgaaaagtcGGTCACATCAGATACAAATAGGTGTCAATCATACCACTTGTTGCTCAACTTTTAAGGTTTGGAAGAGGAGGCACACTTAGTACAATTACCTGAGACGTTTTTGCATAGAATATTGGACgttgattttgatataattatttgtttctataaaattaaagatttcaTACCTGATTTAGCTTTCCAAAAATTGGGGATTGGAATTACTTTTATTTCGAATATACACCTGATCAGTTACACAAGAAATAAaacctgtaattttttttttcagttcttaTCTTATACtgttaaacgagcaattcttgtatatacttatacatatatatagaatctgaatctcggaaacggctccaatgattttcatgaaatttagtatgcagggaatttcgggagagataaataaatgtagctagggttcatttttagaaaatatcgttttagcccagtttttagacaatgaaaaaatatcggtAGAATACGAAGGTGAATTTCGCAAGTAttagtaaagttgtaatagctcaggtgggaaaatcggccggtcgcgatcgaccgaaaagaccatggttcaaatcctcaatcgataaatattttttttttctaattgccctcgttattttttatttaataatctatgtaaaatcgaaaaatattatttatattttatcattatttttttaattatttttttatatttatttatatttatttatattttttatcattgtcggtgaaaataaatatcattcatattttatacttaaatatgtaattcgtatttaaatatgatttccaaaaaacacgatttactaaaaataccgagctaagctcggttaCTATATTTTATGTCAGTACCTACTAGCTGACTAAgaggcaaacgttgtcttgccgctaaacgctatttaaaaataggggttggtggtagaagggtgaaaatttaggattgtatgtatttttcaacgccaaatcataataaaataaaaaataaataatttgtttaaaatttaaaaaaaaaattaggggtggactacccttaacatttagggtgatgaaaaatatatcttgttcgattctcagacctacccaatatgcacacaaaatttcatgagaatcggtcaagccgtttcggaggagtttaactacaaacaccgcgacacgagaattttatatattaagataaagataataattaatgaaaggTATTTccgtagaaaaaaaatacaaatggaaggatttagaaaaaaaagtaaccaaacatttttaattaactaaatttttaaacgaaagAAACGACAAAGCAGGaatcatattattaataattattactaatttatttaaaaatagtataaggattatgttgttgtttatttatttcgatactTGCATTCCATAAACTGTATACCTACTTTTTATGACACAAGAAATACTTGTATCAAGTATCAATATTACATTCACAAATCAAGTATCTAGATAGATACAATAAAatctttgtataataaatacaactttttaattaaaggaGCTAAGAAAAGAATCAATCTAATGACAATTTATCAATTACGGTAAGAGGCCATCCTTAAATTACATCACTTCTTAAGAGGGCGGCAGGGGATCCACGTTGTGTGACAAAGGGAGGGAGGGGGTCCAAAATTTTGTGtcatcacatttcaaaatataatatgtatatatatgattgttagtaccataataattttatttttcgtagcTATGTTGAATTGAGgatgattttattgaaaaataatttaaaaataaatgaaaataatatcgaaactaatattttaacttaataaataataatttataggtgTGAAATTGCAAAATGTGACGTCACACTGGCTAAAGGGGTCTCATAAATATGACCATCTGGGATAAGAGGTTACAGTTTAAGGGTAAAAATCGTGAAATACATATAACTTTACTAAAAAGAACgggtatataattttattattacgcaAAAGTATTATGATAAAGAAttatgataaagaaaaaaactataataaaaaaaaaaatctacctaatTGGGTTTACAACttgttaaaagaaaaaaataaaataaaggtaaacGTAGGTTGAAAACCAATTTTGTCTATTCAAATtgccacgaatattcggcaattattcggtattcggctattcggcctctttttctcgctattcggtattcggccgaatatggttaaccatttggccgaataccgaatagcaatttttttattacttactaactgtttttccgcgacatcgcgtaaattatagcccatgtcctttttAAGGCTCTAGggtatctgtgtaccaaatttcatttaaatcggttcagcagtttgggcgtgaaatcatgataaaaagatttacttccttatttaagataaaatacagtaaggattaccaaataaattatgaaaaaactcaaaatattactcacaaagatatttatttaaccaaaaaagaactaacaaattaatatttaaaatctaccagtggtaagaaacaaacacaacaaactgCTAGTTTATTGTCGtcactataaattttataatagttccaaataggcgatttcttattaaattgatcCATTTTGCTTTTTTCGAACAAACGATGATATTTCTTATGGTAATCAATCacgttaaatgttatattttagtatacagtACGTACGATGCACTAACGATCAACAAATAAAGCAGGTTGTGACACGACCGTGACCTAATCACAATCacaaatgaaaatatgaaacaaaaccgCCCGCGCCTACCAAACGTATTAGGTACTTCAGCGATGCAAGTTTAAACTCGTACGGTGACGAGTTGTGTCTTGTCGTCCgcgaaaagtactaagtgtggccgaatattcggttgccgaatgttcggcgcttcggccaagagcctcgccgaacattcggtattcggtattcggcaaaattactattcgtggcatctctaattCAAATGAAGTTTAATTCCGTTGCTATTTATTCATAGgttaaagtaataaatgaaattagagtaaataaaaacactGTAATAgatataatgatatttatttacaaactaacGACAAGTTTCAGCCTCTATTGTGTGAATGTCTTCTCATgttacaaaaacttttaaaagtatATCTAGAGCCAGCAAATACAAACGTATTTATAGTAAGTGtagtaatgataattatttGAAGTTCAAACAAACATCACaatcttataattaattgttcAACCTGCAAaatcaataagaaaaaaaaaaaccataattatGATTAAGTAAATGCGCCACGTCACAGTTATAACAACATattgtgaaaataatattttgtagtataaaattgttattaactatataaaatactttcccctaactttattttgatttaagctTCCACaacaatatgaaatattttcataactacaCTTAAATGTATCTTAAACTTATTAAActacttttatacatataaacacaaGCCTACGACGtctattaaaatttctttggaATTCGTTAGATGAACGTTCATCTTAggtcaatatatttttacataattataacaaaatatatcaaCATAGAAGTAAACTAGCGAACAAACAATGCATACATTTTCATAGCTAAcgctaaaattaaatgttaagcaAACAAATGAACATATCATATCTATCAtactatttttcataaaaattcatACCTATCCTTAAACAAACGGTAATAAATGATCAAAAAactaatcattatatttttctgCTAACACAATTTATTCTAGACTTTGTAACTTGttcaaatattaagtaaataaaaaaacaataaaaataataataagaatgtatataaaaaaataaaatacaacatcaCTTCAAATAAGTGAAAATAAtttgatacttttttaaattttgtacaacTAGTGGTTAAATTTCTTTAGACCATGTGatgttttataattagttattatttcCGCAACATGAtacttgtaattaataaaaaaataaaatatttaaaaattacaaattatattttcaaataatattatttaaatttagcaaatttttatgaaataaacaagttaattaaaaaatgtaaatgttgaGATTTTACGGTACATTTTATAGCTTTTCATACAAtttcttttcaaaaataaattacttgttaCGTAGTACAAGACCTATAATAGTCAGATCGTTTAGTAATTTCTGATACATAGTAGTTCATTTGAGTGTTAAGTTCACCTATTTCCTTTTCTAAGACATTTAATTGTTCGTTGTGATCGTTGTATAGTTCCTCCATATTTGCTAACAGCTTAAGTTGCGTCTGTGTATCACTAGCCAATTTAGTAGCTCGGTTAAGTAACAACTGAGCCCGTTCTCTTGAATTCGATGTCTGGCTAGCTCTTTCAGAAAGggatatatttgtttgtttaaaatctTGTCTTAATTGTCTGGCCTTTTGCTCGGCCCCTTCGGCTTTATTAACAACGTCGTTAGCTTCTTGTTTCACTTGATCGGCATCACTTTCAATTTTGAGAATATTTTTCTGGAGATCGGACAGACGATTACGAAGACCTTCAACTTCTTCCATAGTTTCATTTGCTTTCTTTTGAGCTTGTTCTGTTTCTAATGTTATCGGTATTAAGTCACTTTTTGCAGCTTCGATATCATTATTTGCTTTATCTATAGCATCTTCTGCAGCATTCTGTGCAGCTTGCGCTTCATCTAAAGCTTCTAACACCTTATTAGCCATTTCCAATGTCAAATTCGCCGCTTTATTGACTGTAGTAGCATTTTGTTTAAGAGATTTCGCTCTGTCAAGATCTGGTTTCGTTTCagctattatattttcaatattagttAAATGTGATACAGTTGAATTAATGCGCTGTGAAAGTTCTGTGATTTCTTTAGGTTCAATGctaatagaaaaatttaaaatttcggtGGCGAGTTGCCTAACATCTTCAGGTGTATTATATGTTTTGGATAAAAACTCTTTTAATTCAGAAGTAAGTTCTTTACTTTCATTCGTTGTCTTTTCAGTCGACGATTTAAATTCACTGGctctattaaataaatcttttgcCCTAGATTTTACTGCAACAGTATCTTGTTTAATTTGAGACACTGATCTGAATAAGTCCTCAGCCGTTAGTTCATGTTCTTTAATTCTATGTTCTGTTTTATTCGCAAAATCTAATGCCTGCTCTGCTTTTGTTATAGCTCCTTGGTCACAAGAAATTCCGCCACATTTACCGCAACCGGCTCCTCCACAAATATCACATGTATCACTTTCTTGACCAcacattttttcatttatttttggtAACTGCGATTCTAAGTCAGATAATTGTTGGCGCAGTTCATctaattttttgtcattttcgCTTTGAGTGTTATTGAAATTTGCATACTGCATTTCTATGAGTCTATCTGTATTCTTGATTTGTCTATCTGTATTAGCTATGACAGTCTGTACACTCTCAGCTTCATCTGCTGCTTTAACAGCTCTTTCCTTCGCTTCACGTGTTAAGTTTAGTGCACCCTCCAAGTTAGCCTCTTGTAATTTAGTTGCATTATTACCTAGCTCATACGCTTTtgcttttaaattatcaatGCTTGATCTTAATCCATCTAAAGTCACGTTACCAAGATTAATTTTAGAAGTTATAGCATTCAAATGTTCATTACTTTCTTTTACTTTCTTCCCTGCTTCGTTTAATTGATCTTGCAATCTTGATATGTTACTCAATAATTCTTTAACTGTACTTTGGCCTAATTTAGCGCTTTGAAGTGAGTTTTCAACATCGGATAACTTTTTTGTCATTTCTTCAAAATCTCTTGTGTATGCCCCTGTTGaacctattatttttattttacttgcaTTCCCGATTGCGTATTCAGTCTGTACTCGTAAATCTCCAATAAGACGATCCCAGCTATCAAAACATTCTCCACAAGCGTAACATTCTGGAGCATTACCAAGGTAACCCCGAGCACAAGTATTACATTTATATCCTCCAATGCCTGGTATACAAATACATGATCCATTATCTCGCATACATTGTTGTGATACGGAACCATACAAATCACAGTCACATTCATGACACTCAACATTAGGATCGCCCCAGAAATTTTCTTGACATTGATCACATTGCCTTCCTCCGTGTCCAGGCTTACAATCACATTTACCAATATAAGGATTACATTGAGGTGAAATAGAACCAACAGGATCACATTCACATGGATCACAACCTGTACCTAAAGCTATTCGCCAATGATTCTCGGTACATTGATCACAATTTATACCAATAACGTTGTTAAAACAGGGACATTGCCCTGTCACGCCGTCACAGTTACCTTTGGTAAAGTTTGTACCTAGTACAGAGCAATTACATTTGTAACACGCTTTTTCCAAAGCATTTCCATAATATCCTTCTTCACATACTTCGCAATGATCTCCATCTGTGTTATGTAAGCATTGAAGGCATTGTCCTGTATATGGATCACAGTTGCCAGGCTTTGTTATGtctatattttcattacaatCGCATTTCTCACATGTTCCTTTAATAGGATCTCCGTAGTAATTGTCAGCACAAACATCACATAGAAGTCCAGCATAACCTTCTTTGCAATCACATACGACGTCTTTTGTATCAGGATCTAATTCACACCGATCAGCATGACTGCTTTTATAAGGATCACCTTTTACACCTGGACAAGGGCAAAGTCTACATGGTATATCAATGCCTAGTCGTGGATCTCCGTAGTATCCTTCTACACATCTTTCGCAGCGATGTCCTTCGGTGTAATCCCTACATTCTTTACAAGCTCCTGTCTTATCATCACATTCAATGGCGTGTCCATTGCAATCACATTGTTGACAATTTGGGAAATTGAAATATCCAGGTTGACACAAATCACAAGCTCGTCCATAAGTATTGGCTCTACATTTACATTGACCACTTGTTGCATCGCAGAAATTATCTAGTGAACCTATACTATTACAGTCACAACGTTTACATCCAAATTTGCTGAATCCATATGTTCCAGGAGCACAACGGTCACACCTGGATCCAACAATATTTTCCACACATTGACAATGACCTGTATAAGGATCACATTGATAACTTTTTGATCCCGATGGGTCGCACTGACAAGATTCAGATCCGTTTCTAATGTAAAACCCAATACTTGcatgatattttttacaaaccTCAGGTATATTATCTCTATTGAGATCGTAATAGTATGAGTCACCACAGTTATAACGGTCAAATTCATCCCTCATTGAACTTCCATTTCTTAAAAACGGTAAATCCTCTACTGAAGGTATTAATACTATAGAGTCAATTAAAACTGATGCTCTATTATTTGTACTATGACCGTCTTGTCTACCTAAATATATACGAATCtcagtttctttatttttttcaaggCAAACCGCCGGTCGCACCAAAACACTTCTTCGATTTGCTGGCAAATTCGTAAATATTGTATCATCTTCAGGTCGTACATTAGCGCAAGGCGATTCTGAATCAATTGGTAAAGGACGTTTAACGAGAATTGTAGCCTCTTCCCAATTTAACGAAGATTGTGGTTCATATCTTATCAAAACATTATAATTCATACTTgtttttagattattaataacaaaaactaaaGTACTACTTTCTGGTATTTTCATGAAACCGGGACCTGTCCAAGTTTCCTTTCGTCCATCTGGATAATTTTCCCGAATGACAACATGACAAAGTTGACTTTGTATAGCATTATCATCTATTTGAGAATCACATTGGCTGGATTCAGCTTCATAAATAATAGAATCAAGAGCCCCGACGAAAAAGTTTTGTATAGGTTGATCGCAACGGCGTCCTGTAACATTAGGACGACATTTACATTGTCCTGTTATAACGTCACAGTCTTTATCAAAAGAACCGCCAAGATCACAATCACAAGGTAAACAACCATCATCCCTTTCTGATAATCCATAAAATTCTGGTAGACACTGATCACAATTTCGTCCTGTGACGTGACGTTTGCAGAAACAGTTTCCACTTAAAGGATCACACCCTCTTTCATTTACAGTCCCTAATTTGTCACAAGTACAAGAGTCACATCCACGAGGGTTATTGGGATCAAAGTTCCAATACCCATCTTTGCATCTATCACATCTGGCTCCATCGACGTTCGATTTGCATAAACAGCGTCCAGCTGTTTTGTTATTAGCTAAATCAGTTTCATCGTCACATAAAATTTCTTTGTCTGTCGTTCCATCTGGATCGCAGTCACAGGGTTTACAAATATCAGGGCTCTGAATATCCAAACTTGGGTCACGATAAAATGTAGGCTTACAGCGTTCACAATTGACTCCCATTGTATTGTGTTGACAATTATCACAAACACCACCACTTATTTTG includes:
- the LOC123670213 gene encoding laminin subunit beta-1, whose translation is MALSAALFILPVLIAGGHAVYNRDRALQRADPRLLDRACELSSCYPATGNLLIGREARLSASSTCGSHGRDRYCIVSHLEDRKKCFWCDSSNNTLNNPLLNHRIQNIIYKYIPGSLRKSWWQSENGKENVTIQLDMEAEFHLTHLIIQFKTFRPKAMLVERSFDFGKTWRVYQYFAHNCDEAFPFVPKHTQRTLTEVVCESRYSGVAPSTEGEVIFRVLPPNINVTNPYSEKVQNLLRMTNLRINFTKLHTLGDDLLDNRPEIQEKYYYAIYEMTVRGSCSCYGHASKCLPMPGVDAKENMVHGRCLCTHNTRGLNCEYCEDFYNDLPWQPAVGKTSNACKRCTCNNHATTCHFDAAVYNKTGKISGGVCDNCQHNTMGVNCERCKPTFYRDPSLDIQSPDICKPCDCDPDGTTDKEILCDDETDLANNKTAGRCLCKSNVDGARCDRCKDGYWNFDPNNPRGCDSCTCDKLGTVNERGCDPLSGNCFCKRHVTGRNCDQCLPEFYGLSERDDGCLPCDCDLGGSFDKDCDVITGQCKCRPNVTGRRCDQPIQNFFVGALDSIIYEAESSQCDSQIDDNAIQSQLCHVVIRENYPDGRKETWTGPGFMKIPESSTLVFVINNLKTSMNYNVLIRYEPQSSLNWEEATILVKRPLPIDSESPCANVRPEDDTIFTNLPANRRSVLVRPAVCLEKNKETEIRIYLGRQDGHSTNNRASVLIDSIVLIPSVEDLPFLRNGSSMRDEFDRYNCGDSYYYDLNRDNIPEVCKKYHASIGFYIRNGSESCQCDPSGSKSYQCDPYTGHCQCVENIVGSRCDRCAPGTYGFSKFGCKRCDCNSIGSLDNFCDATSGQCKCRANTYGRACDLCQPGYFNFPNCQQCDCNGHAIECDDKTGACKECRDYTEGHRCERCVEGYYGDPRLGIDIPCRLCPCPGVKGDPYKSSHADRCELDPDTKDVVCDCKEGYAGLLCDVCADNYYGDPIKGTCEKCDCNENIDITKPGNCDPYTGQCLQCLHNTDGDHCEVCEEGYYGNALEKACYKCNCSVLGTNFTKGNCDGVTGQCPCFNNVIGINCDQCTENHWRIALGTGCDPCECDPVGSISPQCNPYIGKCDCKPGHGGRQCDQCQENFWGDPNVECHECDCDLYGSVSQQCMRDNGSCICIPGIGGYKCNTCARGYLGNAPECYACGECFDSWDRLIGDLRVQTEYAIGNASKIKIIGSTGAYTRDFEEMTKKLSDVENSLQSAKLGQSTVKELLSNISRLQDQLNEAGKKVKESNEHLNAITSKINLGNVTLDGLRSSIDNLKAKAYELGNNATKLQEANLEGALNLTREAKERAVKAADEAESVQTVIANTDRQIKNTDRLIEMQYANFNNTQSENDKKLDELRQQLSDLESQLPKINEKMCGQESDTCDICGGAGCGKCGGISCDQGAITKAEQALDFANKTEHRIKEHELTAEDLFRSVSQIKQDTVAVKSRAKDLFNRASEFKSSTEKTTNESKELTSELKEFLSKTYNTPEDVRQLATEILNFSISIEPKEITELSQRINSTVSHLTNIENIIAETKPDLDRAKSLKQNATTVNKAANLTLEMANKVLEALDEAQAAQNAAEDAIDKANNDIEAAKSDLIPITLETEQAQKKANETMEEVEGLRNRLSDLQKNILKIESDADQVKQEANDVVNKAEGAEQKARQLRQDFKQTNISLSERASQTSNSRERAQLLLNRATKLASDTQTQLKLLANMEELYNDHNEQLNVLEKEIGELNTQMNYYVSEITKRSDYYRSCTT